From the Gramella sp. Hel_I_59 genome, one window contains:
- a CDS encoding GH3 auxin-responsive promoter family protein encodes MAIFGSIIKSLIDIKDSFTTEGDANTEQLDVLKSLLDKAKDTAFGKHYKFAEILEAEDVEKEFAQRVPYFDYNKIDKEWWHLYHEGETDVTWPGTPPYFALSSGTTGKTSKRIPVTEDMVDSIRNAGIQQVSALSHFDLPADFFEKEIMMLGSSTDLQKEGDHEEGEISGISASNIPFWFRGYYKPGVEIAKIDEWDERVKKIAETAKEWDIGALSGIPSWMELMLKEVIKYHKVDNIHEIWPNLQVYTSGGVAFEPYEKSFNALLGKPVQVIDTYLASEGFLAFQQRPNTHSMKLITNNGIYFEFVPFKPDYINQDGSLTDDAPVISIDDVEEEFDYVLLISTVSGAWRYIIGDTIKFTDKEKHEIRITGRTKFFLNVVGSQLSVNKMNDAVQELEEEYDIRIPEYVVSAKRGEDNEYYHYWYLGTEDPADSDKLSESLDNALKNANKNYKVARGKALKGVRVQTIDPNTFHEWNAANKKKGGQVKMEKVMNEEKFAEWEKFLEDLKSNN; translated from the coding sequence ATGGCAATATTCGGTTCTATAATCAAGAGTTTGATTGATATAAAAGATTCTTTTACTACAGAAGGTGATGCTAATACCGAGCAACTGGATGTTTTAAAAAGTCTGTTGGATAAGGCAAAAGATACGGCCTTTGGAAAACATTATAAATTTGCAGAAATTCTTGAAGCAGAAGATGTGGAAAAGGAATTTGCACAGAGAGTACCTTATTTTGATTATAACAAGATCGATAAAGAATGGTGGCATTTATACCACGAAGGCGAAACAGATGTTACCTGGCCTGGTACACCACCATATTTTGCTTTAAGTTCTGGAACTACTGGTAAAACCAGCAAGAGAATCCCGGTGACTGAAGATATGGTTGATTCCATTCGGAATGCCGGAATACAGCAGGTGAGTGCTCTTAGCCATTTTGATCTTCCAGCAGATTTCTTCGAAAAAGAAATCATGATGTTGGGAAGTTCTACAGATCTGCAGAAAGAAGGAGATCACGAAGAAGGTGAAATTAGTGGTATTAGCGCCAGTAATATTCCATTCTGGTTTAGAGGTTATTATAAGCCAGGCGTTGAGATCGCTAAGATTGATGAGTGGGACGAACGTGTGAAGAAGATCGCCGAGACTGCAAAAGAGTGGGACATAGGTGCGTTAAGCGGAATTCCATCATGGATGGAACTTATGCTAAAAGAAGTTATTAAATATCATAAAGTTGATAATATCCACGAGATCTGGCCTAATCTACAGGTTTACACTTCTGGTGGGGTGGCATTTGAACCATACGAGAAAAGTTTTAATGCACTGCTGGGAAAACCGGTACAGGTTATTGATACTTATCTTGCTTCGGAAGGATTTTTGGCATTTCAGCAAAGGCCAAACACGCATTCAATGAAGTTGATCACCAATAATGGGATCTATTTTGAGTTCGTACCGTTCAAGCCAGATTACATTAATCAGGATGGTTCACTGACCGATGATGCGCCGGTAATTTCTATAGACGATGTAGAAGAGGAATTTGATTACGTATTATTGATCTCGACCGTGAGTGGAGCCTGGAGATATATTATTGGTGATACTATTAAGTTTACAGATAAAGAAAAGCATGAGATCAGAATCACCGGGAGAACGAAATTTTTCCTGAATGTTGTAGGATCTCAACTTTCAGTAAATAAAATGAACGATGCTGTTCAGGAACTTGAAGAGGAATATGATATTAGAATCCCGGAATATGTAGTTTCAGCTAAACGGGGAGAAGACAACGAATATTACCATTACTGGTATTTAGGAACAGAAGATCCTGCAGATTCAGATAAATTATCTGAGAGCCTGGATAACGCCTTGAAAAATGCCAATAAGAACTACAAAGTAGCACGTGGAAAAGCCTTGAAAGGTGTTCGTGTTCAAACTATAGATCCTAATACTTTCCATGAATGGAACGCTGCCAATAAGAAAAAAGGTGGTCAGGTTAAAATGGAAAAAGTAATGAATGAAGAGAAGTTCGCTGAATGGGAAAAATTCCTTGAAGATCTTAAATCGAACAACTAG